A stretch of Gossypium hirsutum isolate 1008001.06 chromosome A06, Gossypium_hirsutum_v2.1, whole genome shotgun sequence DNA encodes these proteins:
- the LOC107962927 gene encoding deSI-like protein At4g17486, which translates to MLCTMVLMPRKKKVGSVPVYLNVYDLTPINGYAYWFGLGIYHSGVQVHGVEYGFGAHEHSATGIFEVEPTQCPGFTFRKSILIGRTDLGPKDVRSFMEKLATDYSGNTYHLITKNCNHFCNDVCIQLAGKPIPSWVNRLARLGFLCNCVLPAELNETKVRQVRSEGKLQPVEKKLRSQSSKFVPSSKPLPPLKSCPPGPAMSSRQRRCIPSSSLIHSSSTSSLSLKL; encoded by the exons ATGCTGTGCACAATGGTGTTGATGCCCCGGAAGAAGAAAGTTGGATCGGTTCCGGTTTATTTGAATGTATATGACTTGACTCCGATTAATGGTTATGCTTATTGGTTTGGCCTTGGGATCTATCATTCTGGGGTTCAag TTCATGGAGTTGAATATGGTTTTGGAGCGCATGAGCATTCGGCGACTGGAATTTTCGAAGTAGAGCCGACGCAGTGTCCTGGTTTCACGTTTAGGAAATCTATCTTAATTGGCAGGACCGATTTAGGTCCGAAAGACGTCCGTTCGTTCATGGAGAAACTCGCTACAGATTACTCTGGGAACACTTACCATCTCATCACAAAGAACTGCAATCATTTCTGCAATGATGTGTGTATCCAATTGGCAGGGAAACCAATTCCTAGCTGGGTTAATCGACTTGCTAGACTTG GTTTCCTTTGCAACTGTGTTCTCCCAGCAGAGTTGAACGAGACGAAAGTTCGCCAAGTTAGATCAGAAGGTAAGCTTCAACCGGTAGAGAAGAAGTTAAGAAGCCAATCAAGTAAGTTCGTACCTTCTTCTAAACCTCTACCTCCATTGAAATCTTGCCCTCCAGGCCCTGCCATGAGTAGTAGACAAAGGCGATGTATTCCATCATCGTCTTTGATTCATAGTTCTTCGACCTCGAGTTTGAGTTTGAAGCTTTAG